One window from the genome of Salvia miltiorrhiza cultivar Shanhuang (shh) chromosome 7, IMPLAD_Smil_shh, whole genome shotgun sequence encodes:
- the LOC130995340 gene encoding pentatricopeptide repeat-containing protein At2g30780-like, whose translation MKRAYKLAELRTCLATPRISHYHHERIAKPSAPIRFICQDTTQTPSSDGEKRKFGDLASLFQDKLICKRAEVNGGKYLKETVAELKHEILAQEEDVEKIDNILEEKGVALFRRYYDGSAIIELLKQLQSFPSVAMEVLGWRRKQLDYASPMTTAEYSIGIAIAGRMNKLDVAVELFKEACNKQLKGTSLYNALMSTYMKSGQSVKCQSVFRDLKKDSACTPSIITYNILISSFGHLMLVDHMEATFRELNDLNIKPTIHTYRGLLFGYITAWMWDEMEKTYLAMKNGPVKPDLDIHLLMLRGYALAGKLEKMEEIYKMVGDYVDAKDIHLIRIMIHAYCMSSKADRVQRVETLFSKIPKSDYRPWVNVLLICLYAKEDLLEQMENSINEAFERKIYVIATNVVRCISSSYFRQRAVDKLDDFVQRAELAGWKLCRSLYHCKMVMYASEMRLSEMERVLYEMSKINMHWSKKTFWILYCAYERWGERSKLEQVIGMMCKNGYEIRSGPLDSMKYLEF comes from the exons ATGAAACGAGCATACAAGCTTGCCGAATTGCGGACATGTTTGGCTACACCCCGTATCTCCCACTACCACCATGAGAGAATCGCTAAACCTTCTGCCCCGATTCGTTTTATTTGTCAAGATACAACTCAAACGCCTTCCAGCGATGGGGAGAAAAGGAAGTTTGGGGATTTAGCATCTTTATTCCaagataaattaatttgtaaGCGAGCGGAGGTGAATGGgggaaaatatttaaaagagaCGGTTGCCGAATTGAAGCATGAGATTTTGGCTCAGGAAGAAGATGTCGAGAAAATCGACAATATTCTAGAAGAAAAGGGCGTCGCCCTCTTTCGGAGGTACTATGATGGATCGGCGATCATTGAGCTCTTGAAACAGCTGCAGAGTTTTCCCTCTGTGGCTATGGAG GTTCTCGGATGGAGGAGGAAACAACTTGATTATGCTTCTCCAATGACAACGGCGGAGTACTCAATAGGTATTGCTATAGCTGGTAGAATGAACAAACTTGATGTTGCAGTTGAACTTTTCAAAGAGGCATGCAATAAACAACTAAAGGGAACATCTTTATATAATGCTCTTATGAGTACCTACATGAAATCTGGTCAGAGTGTAAAGTGCCAGTCGGTGTTTCGTGACTTGAAGAAGGATTCCGCGTGTACTCCGTCGATCATAACTTACAACATACTCATTTCATCATTTGGCCACCTGATGCTTGTAGATCACATGGAAGCAACTTTTAGAGAGTTAAATGATTTAAACATCAAGCCAACTATCCATACGTACAGGGGGTTGCTTTTTGGTTATATTACCGCGTGGATGTGGGACGAGATGGAAAAGACTTACTTGGCGATGAAAAATGGGCCAGTCAAACCTGACCTAGATATTCATCTGCTAATGCTTCGAGGGTATGCACTCGCTGGTAAGCTGGAAAAGATGGAGGAAATATATAAGATGGTGGGGGATTATGTTGATGCTAAAGATATTCACTTGATTAGAATCATGATACATGCTTACTGTATGAGCTCCAAGGCTGATAGAGTTCAGAGGGTTGAGACACTTTTCAGCAAAATTCCGAAAAGTGACTATCGACCCTGGGTGAATGTGCTATTGATTTGTTTATACGCAAAGGAGGACTTATTGGAACAGATGGAAAATTCAATAAACGAGGCGTTTGAGCGTAAAATCTATGTTATAGCAACTAATGTGGTGAGATGTATCAGTTCGAGTTACTTCAGACAACGTGCAGTGGACAAACTGGATGACTTTGTACAGCGTGCTGAACTTGCAGGCTGGAAACTCTGTAGATCACTTTACCACTGCAAAATGGTAATGTACGCTTCAGAGATGCGCCTTTCTGAAATGGAGAGAGTTCTTTATGaaatgagtaaaataaatatgcactGGTCAAAGAAAACTTTTTGGATACTGTATTGTGCATATGAAAGGTGGGGTGAAAGAAGTAAGCTTGAGCAGGTTATTGGAATGATGTGTAAAAATGGATACGAAATACGTAGTGGTCCACTAGATTCAATGAAATATCTCGAATTTTAG
- the LOC130995342 gene encoding LEC14B protein-like — translation MLPVPEDADTDSMIGYRFSKMEIESELSDGSSDDGGGSSWPSQKPDSLDQDIAQLTKLQSRPNEHFSSVSPRKHDFPISTLKMLAGREANLSGRGRFSLADCRHVLSRYLPVYGPYIVDQMSTRAYVSQFSADGSLLIAAFQGSQIRIYDVEKGWKVRKNILARSLRWTITDTSLSPDQRWLVYASMSPVIQIVDAGSHTCESLANITEVHDGLDLSSHDDGGYSFGIFSLQFSTDGQEVVAGSSDGDIHVCDLNTKKVSLHISAHTSDVNSVCFVDESDHLICSGSDDSFCKVWDRRCFAGSGKPAGVLMGHLEGIAFIDSRRDGRYLISNSKDQAIKLWDLRKMSSNSICYQGYRNYEWDYRWMNYPQQARDFKHPHDQSVATYKGHSVLRTLIRCYFSPQYSTGQKYIYTGSHDSCIYIYDLVSGDQVAKLKHHRSTVRDCSWHPTYPMLVSSSWDGEVVKWEFPGDGDAATATISNTNLYDPRLQAQNLFNNLLLR, via the exons ATGTTGCCTGTACCTGAAGATGCAGACACTGATAGCATGATAGGCTATAGATTTAGTAAAATGGAGATTGAATCTGAGCTCTCTGATGGCTCAAGTGATGATGGTGGTGGCAGTTCTTGGCCTAGTCAAAAGCCAGATTCATTAGATCAAGATATAGCTCAGCTAACGAAGCTTCAGTCGAGGCCAAATGAGCATTTCAGCAGCGTTTCACCTAGGAAACACGACTTCCCTATCTCTACTTTGAAGATGTTGGCAGGTCGAGAAGCTAATCTCTCGGGAAGAGGAAGGTTCTCATTAGCAGATTGTCGTCATGTTTTGAGTAGATACTTGCCGGTTTATGGTCCTTATATTGTAGACCAGATGTCTACAAGGGCTTATGTATCCCAGTTTTCTGCTGACGGTTCCCTTCTTATTGCTGCATTTCAG GGTAGTCAGATTAGAATATATGATGTTGAAAAGGGGTGGAAAGTTCGGAAGAACATTCTGGCCAGAAGTCTAAGGTGGACGATCACTGATACTTCCCTTTCTCCTGATCAACGATGGCTT GTCTACGCAAGCATGTCACCCGTCATTCAGATTGTTGATGCTGGATCTCACACGTGTGAATCTCTTGCGAACATCACT GAAGTTCATGACGGTTTGGATCTCTCGTCTCATGATGATGGAGGATACTCATTTGGGATTTTTTCTCTGCAATTCTCAACTGATGGGCAAGAAGTTGTGGCTGGAAGCAGCGATGGGGATATACATGTTTGTGACCTCAACACGAAAAAAGTCTCTCTTCATATATCAGCCCACACG TCTGATGTCAACAGTGTATGTTTCGTTGACGAGAGTGACCATCTCATTTGTTCCGGCAGCGACGATAGCTTCTGCAAG GTTTGGGACAGACGCTGCTTTGCAGGCAGCGGCAAGCCAGCCGGGGTGCTTATGGGTCACCTTGAGGGGATTGCCTTCATTGATAGCCGCAGAGATGGCCGTTATTTGATATCCAACAGTAAAGATCAAGCTATCAAACTATGGGATCTCCGCAAAATGTCGTCTAACTCTATTTG CTATCAAGGATACAGGAACTACGAATGGGATTACAGATGGATGAACTACCCTCAACAAGCAAGAGATTTCAAGCATCCACATGATCAATCCGTAGCTACGTATAAAGGCCATTCAGTCCTACGCACACTCATCCGTTGTTACTTCTCGCCACAATACAG CACAGGGCAGAAGTACATTTACACAGGATCACACGATTCCTGCATCTACATTTATGATTTG GTAAGTGGTGATCAAGTTGCGAAGCTAAAACACCATAGATCTACGGTGAGGGATTGTAGTTGGCACCCCACCTACCCGATGCTAGTTAGCTCGTCGTGGGATGGTGAAGTGGTGAAGTGGGAGTTCCCCGGAGATGGAGACGCAGCAACAGCTACCATCAGCAACACAAATTTGTATGATCCCCGCTTGCAAGCTCAAAATCTGTTCAATAATTTGTTGTTGCGGTAA
- the LOC130995343 gene encoding wee1-like protein kinase, whose protein sequence is MRRKARGGKGSSNTKSRNSVMVKGTLSNHLMVQLDQVSLKPSRFQKLLESEAHSDTMPLDFDADAADDKDFILSQDFFCTPDYITPEMPAIGSNLDWSKENIQCPKSPEKFKTVRSKRQKLEVDLKTSFGSSDIGHPPFEDLGMDTLRTAGVKIETPVELQNSRGGYVSQSAVALRCRVMPPPCLKNPYAKNASDFDADPFSNQRSKCAGYYSAGIGGDGLSRYRTDFHEIEKIGSGNFNHVFKVLKRIEGCMYAVKISMKQLHQETERRKALMEVQALAALGYHENVVGYYSSWFENEHLYIQLELCDHSLSVNTLPKLLTEIEALDAMYQIAKALHFIHSRGIAHLDVKPDNIYVKEGVYKLGDFGCATTIDKSLPVEEGDARYMPQEILNENYDNLDKVDIFSLGASIYELVKGSPLPESGPHFLHLREGKLPLLPGHSMQFQNLIKAMMDANPVRRPSARDLVQNPIFGRLQKMRKNI, encoded by the exons ATGAGGAGAAAAGCTCGGGGCGGAAAAGGGAGCAGCAATACGAAGAGCCGGAACAGCGTCATGGTGAAAGGCACGTTGTCGAATCATTTGATGGTGCAGCTGGATCAAGTCTCGCTGAAGCCCTCCCGGTTCCAGAAGCTTCTCGAATCTGAAGCTCATTCCGACACCATGCCCCTCGATTTCGATGCCGATGCCGCCGACGACAAAGATTTCATCCTCAGCCAGGATTTCTTCTG TACCCCTGATTATATTACTCCGGAGATGCCAGCAATTGGAAGCAACTTAGATTGGAGCAAG GAAAATATTCAATGTCCCAAATCGCCAGAGAAATTTAAGACCGTTAGGAGCAAGCGGCAAAAACTCG AGGTTGATCTAAAAACATCTTTCGGATCAAGTGATATTGGTCATCCACCATTTGAAGATTTGGGAATGGATACTTTGAGGACCGCTGGAGTGAAGATAGAAACACCAGTTGAATTACAAAATAGTCGTGGTGGTTATGTTTCACAATCTGCAGTGGCTTTACGATGCAGAGTTATGCCTCCTCCATGCCTGAAGAATCCATATGCCAAGAATGCTTCGGACTTTGATGCTGATCCGTTTAGCAATCAAAGATCAAAATGTGCAG GTTATTACTCTGCTGGTATTGGTGGTGATGGCCTTTCACGCTATCGGACAGATTTCCATGAAATTGAG aaAATTGGTAGTGGAAACTTCAATCATGTTTTCAAAGTGCTGAAGAGGATTGAAGGTTGCATGTATGCGGTGAAAATTAGCATGAAACAGTTGCATCAGGAAACAGAAAG GCGGAAGGCTTTGATGGAAGTTCAAGCTTTGGCAGCTTTAG GGTACCATGAGAATGTAGTTGGCTACTACTCTTCTTGGTTCGAGAATGAGCATCTCTACATCCAGTTGGAGCTGTGTGATCACAGCCTTTCTGTCAATACATTACCCAAATTATTGACAGAGATAGAAGCTTTAGACGCCATGTATCAG ATTGCAAAAGCATTGCATTTTATACACAGCAGAGGCATAGCTCACTTAGATGTAAAGCCAGATAATATTTATGTAAAAGAGGGAGTTTATAAACTTGGTGATTTTGGTTGTGCAACTACGATTGATAAAAGCTTGCCAGTTGAAGAGGGTGATGCACGCTATATGCCCCAAGAAATCCTCAACGAGAACTATGATAATCTAGACAAAGTTGATATATTCTCCTTAGGAGCTTCCATCTATGAACTCGTGAAGGGGTCGCCCTTACCTGAATCGGGTCCCCATTTTCTCCATCTTAGGGAAGGAAAGCTACCTCTTCTTCCAGGCCACTCAATGCAGTTCCAGAATTTAATCAAG GCCATGATGGATGCTAATCCTGTTCGGAGACCATCTGCTAGAGACCTAGTTCAAAATCCAATTTTTGGGAGGCTCCAAAAGATGAGGAAAAACATCTAA